From a region of the Dictyostelium discoideum AX4 chromosome 2 chromosome, whole genome shotgun sequence genome:
- the rab32C gene encoding Rab GTPase — translation MYSNKNDKDKDKDQNNENNKNNDDEAISLKILVVGKLACGKTSIIQRYCHNNFQPKYKPTIGVDFQQKVLEIMGQKVLLQLWDIAGQERFGHMTRVYFQNAHGAVIVFDATRSGTFLGAKAWKDDIDYCFNNENLPTILLANKCDLLTPPYTFPEDINTFCEQNRFNKYFYTSAKEDTGINEALEELVKIILESYQTQEQSTGFKLSDQSQSTETTPTQSKTCC, via the coding sequence atgtatagtaataaaaatgataaagataaagataaggatcaaaataatgaaaataataaaaataatgatgatgaagcaATTAGTTTAAAGATATTAGTTGTTGGAAAATTAGCATGTGGTAAAACTAGTATTATTCAAAGATATTGtcataataattttcaacCAAAGTATAAACCAACGATCGGTGTAGATTTCCAACAAAAGGTATTAGAGATTATGGGACAAAAGGTGTTACTTCAATTGTGGGATATAGCAGGCCAAGAAAGATTTGGACATATGACAAGAGTATATTTCCAAAATGCGCATGGTGCAGTGATTGTTTTCGATGCAACTAGAAGTGGGACTTTTTTAGGCGCAAAAGCATGGAAAGACGACATTGACTACTGTTTCAATAACGAAAATTTACCAACGATCCTACTTGCAAATAAATGTGATTTACTCACACCACCTTACACTTTTCCAGAGGATATAAACACATTTTGCGAACAAAacagatttaataaatacttTTATACTTCTGCAAAAGAAGATACTGGTATCAATGAAGCTTTAGAAGAATTggttaaaatcattttagaATCTTATCAAACTCAAGAACAATCAACTGGTTTTAAATTAAGTGATCAATCTCAATCAACTGAAACAACACCAACTCAATCAAAAACttgttgttaa